CCGACGACGGTCCAGGAGTCGATCCCGATCAGATCCAGGACCGCGGTGGGCTGGCTGATCGTGACCGAGACCGCGATCTCGGCTGGTGCGGGCGCCGTGACCGTGCCGCGGACACCCGCCGAGGCCAGGTAGGCCTGGGCGGCGGTGATCGCGGCCGCCGGGTCGACCGCGACCGGTTGACCGGCGCGCAGCCCGGCGGCGTTAAGGGTGTCGGCTCCGGCGCGGGCTGCTTCCTCGGCGATACCGTCGGCCTGTTGGGCGGCGCGGAGTTTGCCGGTGCCGTCGATGACGAGGCCGGCCATCACGAGCAGGGCCAACGCGAGCACCGCGGTGAAAACGGTCAACGAACCGCGTTCGGACTCCTCCGGGTGGGACCTGCCCGGCGGCCGGGTTGCGCGGGTCATCTCAGCGGCTCCGGTAGGGGTCAAGTGGGGAGCTGAACGTGGCCTGCAAAGTCTTGCTGCCGGGCAGTCCGGGTAGGGCGACGTCAGTCAGCGGAACGTCGCAACTGAGGTGAACGTGGACTGCGGCCGGGGTGCCCAGTGGCGCGCTGAACCCGCCGGTGTCGACGGTGACCGCCAAGCTGCGGCAGTCGAAGTGTTGGCTCGCGAGGGAGTCTTGGGCGGTGGCGAGCGCGGCGGCTTGCGCAGCCGGGGCAGTGCGGGCGAGGGACGCCGCGCGGGCGCTGTCACGGGCGGCCGCATCGATCGCGCCGCCGGCGAGTTCGACCCGGCCGGCCGCGACAACAAACGCGAGGAGCAGGAGCAGGGCGGGGGCGAGCACGGCCAGTTCGAGAGTGAAGCTGCCGACCTCATCACCGTGGCCGGTGCTCACCGGGTTCCCCCTGCCGGTGCCGGGGACGCGAGGGTGCCGGACGTGAGGGTGCCGGTGGCGGTGGTGTAGGTCTCGCGGGGGGCACTGGCGACCTGCCGGATGGTGAACCCGAGACCCGGGACGATCGTGAGCGCGTTGCCGGTGACGGTGACGCTGACCTGGGTAGGCGTGCTACCCGCCGTCGACACGCTCAGACCGGTCAGGACACCGTTGCCTTGCTGAGTGGCGAACGTGGTTGCCGCGTCCAGGCCGTCGGCGGGGCTGTGCCCTTGAAGCCGGGCCGTGTCGGCGCCTTGCTGGGCGGCGGACAGCGCGATGGAGCGGGCGAAGAAGTACAGCGCGGCTTGCACGATGACCAGCACGAGCAGCAGGAACGCGGGGAACAGGACGGCGAGTTCCAGGGTGAAGCTGCCCCGCTCACCTTCGCGGCGGCGGGCCCGGCCTCTGGCGCGCATGGTGCTGCCCTGGTCTACTTGATGGAGTTTTCGTGGCTGGTGACCGCGCTGATGAG
This sequence is a window from Mycobacteriales bacterium. Protein-coding genes within it:
- a CDS encoding TadE/TadG family type IV pilus assembly protein yields the protein MSTGHGDEVGSFTLELAVLAPALLLLLAFVVAAGRVELAGGAIDAAARDSARAASLARTAPAAQAAALATAQDSLASQHFDCRSLAVTVDTGGFSAPLGTPAAVHVHLSCDVPLTDVALPGLPGSKTLQATFSSPLDPYRSR
- a CDS encoding pilus assembly protein TadG-related protein, yielding MTRATRPPGRSHPEESERGSLTVFTAVLALALLVMAGLVIDGTGKLRAAQQADGIAEEAARAGADTLNAAGLRAGQPVAVDPAAAITAAQAYLASAGVRGTVTAPAPAEIAVSVTISQPTAVLDLIGIDSWTVVGHATASLESGR
- a CDS encoding TadE/TadG family type IV pilus assembly protein, which encodes MRARGRARRREGERGSFTLELAVLFPAFLLLVLVIVQAALYFFARSIALSAAQQGADTARLQGHSPADGLDAATTFATQQGNGVLTGLSVSTAGSTPTQVSVTVTGNALTIVPGLGFTIRQVASAPRETYTTATGTLTSGTLASPAPAGGTR